A genomic window from Gossypium hirsutum isolate 1008001.06 chromosome D12, Gossypium_hirsutum_v2.1, whole genome shotgun sequence includes:
- the LOC107945199 gene encoding ras-related protein RABD1, whose amino-acid sequence MSNEYDYLFKLLLIGDSSVGKSCLLLRFADDSYVDSYISTIGVDFKIRTVELDGKTIKLQIWDTAGQERFRTITSSYYRGAHGIIVVYDVTEMESFNNVKQWLNEIDRYANDSVCKLLVGNKCDLVENKVVDTQTAKAFADEIGIPFLETSAKDSINVEQAFLTMAGEIKKKMGNQPTGNKSAGTVQMKGQPIEQKNNCCG is encoded by the exons ATGAGTAACGAATA TGATTATCTGTTCAAGCTTCTGCTTATCGGCGATTCCTCCGTCGGAAAATCCTGCTTGCTTCTCAGATTTGct GATGATTCTTATGTGGATAGCTACATCAGTACCATCGGTGTTGATTTC AAAATCAGAACAGTGGAGTTGGACGGCAAGACAATCAAGCTGCAAATT TGGGATACTGCTGGACAGGAGCGTTTTCGGACTATTACTAGCAGCTACTACCGAGGAGCTCATGGGATAATA GTCGTCTATGATGTTACCGAGATGGAGAGCTTCAACAATGTCAAGCAGTGGTTGAACGAGATTGACAGATATGCTAATGACAGTGTATGTAAGCTTCTGGTTGGGAACAAATGTGATTTAGTTGAGAACAAGGTTGTCGACACGCAGACAGCGAAg GCATTTGCAGATGAAATTGGGATTCCTTTCCTGGAGACAAGTGCTAAAGATTCAATCAATGTGGAGCAGGCTTTCTTAACCATGGCTGGCGAGATTAAGAAAAA AATGGGTAACCAGCCAACTGGGAACAAGTCAGCCGGAACTGTTCAAATGAAGGGACAACCGATCGAACAGAAGAACAATTGCTGTGGCTAG
- the LOC107945201 gene encoding probable serine/threonine-protein kinase At1g09600 isoform X1, with protein MGCICWKGNRSTKYFENNRHKKGKAHKDSTKTAKRFPVFSKKDNAVSQAASSSDDDEKKTVLSVVERPKKTPSHSQSLSMEAGDRSGHNQMRISRIIDVTGGEKGAQVVAGWPSWLAAVAGEAINGWIPRTAESFEKLEKIGQGTYSSVYKARDLESNKIVALKKVRFANMDPESVRFMSREIILLRRLDHPNVMKLEGLISSRVSGSLYLIFEYMEHDLAGLVATPGIKFTEAQIKCYMQQLLRGLDHCHSRGVLHRDIKGANLLIDYNGNLKIGDFGLATLFRPNQKQTLTSRVVTLWYRPPELLLGSTDYGVSVDLWSSGCILAELFAGKPIMPGRTEVEQMHKIFKLCGSPSEEYWKRSKLPHATIFKPQHPYKRCVSETFKDFPTNVLALLEVLLAIEPECRGTASSALESEFFTTNPLPCGPSNLPKYPPSKEFDVKLRDDESRRQRAVGGKLRRHGSVRKVSRAVPVPELNAELRASIKKRQGHFNAKSVSGVSYPQKDGSAGFLIEPPKGTARAVYSRSGQSLPPANFGSSPSMKANEIESVKASAQAFGSSRNTEEPRAQTANAHCGAAELSRFSNSVAASGSSRFDMTKENTINPHCPEECLGNRCNHLDNSGSSKEWEWSHQLRGRPKVSLVMDELLSSKESSVAYVPPNNRIHYSGPLMPPGENLDEMLKEHERQIQDAVRKARLDKTEGGEQSAN; from the exons ATGGGTTGCATTTGCTGGAAAGGAAATCGATCAACTAAATATTTCGAAAATAACCGTCACAAAAAAGGCAAGGCCCACAAAGACTCAACAAAAACCGCAAAAAGGTTTCCTGTTTTCTCTAAGAAGGACAATGCAGTTTCTCAGGCTGCATCCTCTTCTGATGATGACGAAAAGAAGACTGTATTGTCTGTTGTTGAGAGGCCTAAAAAGACCCCATCCCACTCGCAAAGCCTGTCAATGGAGGCCGGGGACAGGAGTGGACATAACCAGATGAGGATTTCCAGGATCATTGATGTCACTGGTGGTGAGAAAGGTGCACAGGTGGTTGCTGGCTGGCCTTCTTGGCTTGCAGCTGTAGCTGGAGAAGCCATCAATGGGTGGATACCTCGAACGGCTGAGTCGTTTGAAAAGTTGGAAAAG ATCGGTCAAGGTACTTACAGCAGTGTGTACAAAGCTCGCGACCTTGAATCAAACAAGATAGTTGCCTTGAAGAAAGTGCGATTTGCTAATATGGACCCTGAAAGTGTTCGCTTCATGTCGAGAGAAATTATTCTTTTACGTAGGCTTGATCACCCTAATGTCATGAAGCTTGAAGGTCTAATTAGTTCTAGGGTGTCTGGAAGTTTATATCTTATATTTGAATACATGGAGCATGATCTTGCAGGGCTTGTGGCAACACCTGGGATCAAGTTCACTGAGGCTCAG ATCAAGTGTTATATGCAACAGCTGCTTCGTGGTCTTGACCATTGCCATAGTCGAGGTGTTTTGCACCGTGACATCAAGGGTGCAAATCTCTTGATAGATTATAATGGCAACCTCAAGATTGGTGATTTTGGACTGGCAACACTATTCCGTCCCAACCAGAAGCAGACTTTAACAAGTCGTGTAGTAACTTTATGGTACCGCCCTCCTGAGCTTTTGCTCGGTTCTACAGACTATGGAGTTTCTGTTGACCTGTGGAGTTCTGGTTGCATTCTTGCTGAATTATTTGCTGGAAAGCCTATCATGCCTGGAAGAACTGAG GTTGAGCAGATGCATAAAATCTTCAAACTTTGTGGATCACCTTCCGAAGAGTATTGGAAGAGATCAAAATTGCCTCATGCAACTATTTTCAAACCTCAGCATCCTTATAAACGTTGTGTTTCTGAGACATTCAAGGACTTCCCTACCAATGTGTTGGCCCTTTTAGAGGTTCTTCTTGCAATAGAACCTGAGTGTCGTGGAACTGCTTCTTCAGCACTTGAGAGTGAG TTCTTTACAACAAATCCTCTTCCCTGCGGTCCATCTAATTTGCCTAAGTACCCACCTAGTAAGGAGTTTGATGTCAAGCTTCGAGATGATGAATCCAGAAG GCAAAGAGCAGTTGGTGGGAAACTGCGTAGGCATGGTTCAGTTAGAAAGGTTTCTAGAGCTGTTCCAGTCCCAGAGCTAAATGCTGAATTACGAGCATCCATAAAG AAGCGGCAAGGACATTTCAATGCTAAAAGTGTGAGTGGAGTAAGCTATCCTCAAAAGGATGGGAGTGCCGGCTTCCTTATTGAACCTCCAAAAGGAACGGCAAGAGCTGTATACTCTCGTTCTGGCCAATCATTGCCCCCTGCCAACTTTGGGTCTTCACCGAGTATGAAGGCAAATGAGATTGAGTCTGTGAAGGCTTCTGCTCAAGCATTTGGCTCTTCAAGGAATACTGAAGAGCCGAGAGCTCAGACAGCAAATGCTCATTGTGGAGCAGCGGAATTGTCTAGATTTTCTAACTCGGTTGCAGCTAGTGGCAGTTCACGGTTTGATATGACCAAAGAAAATACTATAAATCCACATTGCCCAGAGGAGTGTCTTGGCAACAGATGTAACCATCTGGATAATTCTGGCTCCTCCAAAGAGTGGGAATGGTCACATCAATTACGTGGTAGGCCAAAAGTTTCACTTGTAATGGATGAACTATTGTCTTCCAAGGAATCATCTGTG GCTTATGTTCCCCCGAACAACCGAATCCATTATTCTGGACCATTGATGCCTCCTGGAGAAAACCTTGACGAAATGCTCAAAGAGCACGAGAGACAGATCCAAGATGCTGTCCGCAAAGCTCGTTTAGACAAGACAG AAGGTGGTGAGCAGAGTGCCAATTGA
- the LOC107945201 gene encoding probable serine/threonine-protein kinase At1g09600 isoform X2, with protein MGCICWKGNRSTKYFENNRHKKGKAHKDSTKTAKRFPVFSKKDNAVSQAASSSDDDEKKTVLSVVERPKKTPSHSQSLSMEAGDRSGHNQMRISRIIDVTGGEKGAQVVAGWPSWLAAVAGEAINGWIPRTAESFEKLEKIGQGTYSSVYKARDLESNKIVALKKVRFANMDPESVRFMSREIILLRRLDHPNVMKLEGLISSRVSGSLYLIFEYMEHDLAGLVATPGIKFTEAQIKCYMQQLLRGLDHCHSRGVLHRDIKGANLLIDYNGNLKIGDFGLATLFRPNQKQTLTSRVVTLWYRPPELLLGSTDYGVSVDLWSSGCILAELFAGKPIMPGRTEVEQMHKIFKLCGSPSEEYWKRSKLPHATIFKPQHPYKRCVSETFKDFPTNVLALLEVLLAIEPECRGTASSALESEFFTTNPLPCGPSNLPKYPPSKEFDVKLRDDESRRQRAVGGKLRRHGSVRKVSRAVPVPELNAELRASIKKRQGHFNAKSVSGVSYPQKDGSAGFLIEPPKGTARAVYSRSGQSLPPANFGSSPSMKANEIESVKASAQAFGSSRNTEEPRAQTANAHCGAAELSRFSNSVAASGSSRFDMTKENTINPHCPEECLGNRCNHLDNSGSSKEWEWSHQLRGRPKVSLVMDELLSSKESSVAYVPPNNRIHYSGPLMPPGENLDEMLKEHERQIQDAVRKARLDKTGGEQSAN; from the exons ATGGGTTGCATTTGCTGGAAAGGAAATCGATCAACTAAATATTTCGAAAATAACCGTCACAAAAAAGGCAAGGCCCACAAAGACTCAACAAAAACCGCAAAAAGGTTTCCTGTTTTCTCTAAGAAGGACAATGCAGTTTCTCAGGCTGCATCCTCTTCTGATGATGACGAAAAGAAGACTGTATTGTCTGTTGTTGAGAGGCCTAAAAAGACCCCATCCCACTCGCAAAGCCTGTCAATGGAGGCCGGGGACAGGAGTGGACATAACCAGATGAGGATTTCCAGGATCATTGATGTCACTGGTGGTGAGAAAGGTGCACAGGTGGTTGCTGGCTGGCCTTCTTGGCTTGCAGCTGTAGCTGGAGAAGCCATCAATGGGTGGATACCTCGAACGGCTGAGTCGTTTGAAAAGTTGGAAAAG ATCGGTCAAGGTACTTACAGCAGTGTGTACAAAGCTCGCGACCTTGAATCAAACAAGATAGTTGCCTTGAAGAAAGTGCGATTTGCTAATATGGACCCTGAAAGTGTTCGCTTCATGTCGAGAGAAATTATTCTTTTACGTAGGCTTGATCACCCTAATGTCATGAAGCTTGAAGGTCTAATTAGTTCTAGGGTGTCTGGAAGTTTATATCTTATATTTGAATACATGGAGCATGATCTTGCAGGGCTTGTGGCAACACCTGGGATCAAGTTCACTGAGGCTCAG ATCAAGTGTTATATGCAACAGCTGCTTCGTGGTCTTGACCATTGCCATAGTCGAGGTGTTTTGCACCGTGACATCAAGGGTGCAAATCTCTTGATAGATTATAATGGCAACCTCAAGATTGGTGATTTTGGACTGGCAACACTATTCCGTCCCAACCAGAAGCAGACTTTAACAAGTCGTGTAGTAACTTTATGGTACCGCCCTCCTGAGCTTTTGCTCGGTTCTACAGACTATGGAGTTTCTGTTGACCTGTGGAGTTCTGGTTGCATTCTTGCTGAATTATTTGCTGGAAAGCCTATCATGCCTGGAAGAACTGAG GTTGAGCAGATGCATAAAATCTTCAAACTTTGTGGATCACCTTCCGAAGAGTATTGGAAGAGATCAAAATTGCCTCATGCAACTATTTTCAAACCTCAGCATCCTTATAAACGTTGTGTTTCTGAGACATTCAAGGACTTCCCTACCAATGTGTTGGCCCTTTTAGAGGTTCTTCTTGCAATAGAACCTGAGTGTCGTGGAACTGCTTCTTCAGCACTTGAGAGTGAG TTCTTTACAACAAATCCTCTTCCCTGCGGTCCATCTAATTTGCCTAAGTACCCACCTAGTAAGGAGTTTGATGTCAAGCTTCGAGATGATGAATCCAGAAG GCAAAGAGCAGTTGGTGGGAAACTGCGTAGGCATGGTTCAGTTAGAAAGGTTTCTAGAGCTGTTCCAGTCCCAGAGCTAAATGCTGAATTACGAGCATCCATAAAG AAGCGGCAAGGACATTTCAATGCTAAAAGTGTGAGTGGAGTAAGCTATCCTCAAAAGGATGGGAGTGCCGGCTTCCTTATTGAACCTCCAAAAGGAACGGCAAGAGCTGTATACTCTCGTTCTGGCCAATCATTGCCCCCTGCCAACTTTGGGTCTTCACCGAGTATGAAGGCAAATGAGATTGAGTCTGTGAAGGCTTCTGCTCAAGCATTTGGCTCTTCAAGGAATACTGAAGAGCCGAGAGCTCAGACAGCAAATGCTCATTGTGGAGCAGCGGAATTGTCTAGATTTTCTAACTCGGTTGCAGCTAGTGGCAGTTCACGGTTTGATATGACCAAAGAAAATACTATAAATCCACATTGCCCAGAGGAGTGTCTTGGCAACAGATGTAACCATCTGGATAATTCTGGCTCCTCCAAAGAGTGGGAATGGTCACATCAATTACGTGGTAGGCCAAAAGTTTCACTTGTAATGGATGAACTATTGTCTTCCAAGGAATCATCTGTG GCTTATGTTCCCCCGAACAACCGAATCCATTATTCTGGACCATTGATGCCTCCTGGAGAAAACCTTGACGAAATGCTCAAAGAGCACGAGAGACAGATCCAAGATGCTGTCCGCAAAGCTCGTTTAGACAAGACAG GTGGTGAGCAGAGTGCCAATTGA